CCCACGGGGGCCACGCGCGTCAGTTCGCTCGGGGGCATCGTCAGCCAGACCACGCCGCAGTGCATCGGCTGCCGCTCCTGCGTGAAGGCCTGCCCCTACGGGGTGCGGCGCTTCAACGAGCGCGAGCCTGTCTGGCCCAAGGGCATGGACGCGGCGGTGACGCCCTTCGCGGCGGTGCGCCCCAAGGGCGTGGTGGAGAAATGCACCTTCTGCGTACACCGGCTGATCGCCCACGGGCCGGAAGGCTACACCACCGCCTGCGCCGAGGCCTGCCCCACGGGAGCCATCACGTTCGGGGACGTTTCGGGCCTTCGCCTGGGGGGGGACATGTTCGCCCTGCTGCCGGAGTCGGGCGCCGGACCGCGCGTGGCCTACGTTTCCAGACGGAGCTGGCTGCGCGGGAGAGGATGAATTTTCGGCCGGGGATTGATTTTTCGCTGGACGTAACCGGGAAAGCAGTGCAGTATCCCTCCTCGCGCTTGCGGCTGGTGGCCTTATCCGGCTGCTGGAGCGGGCGAGAAAATAAATGATGCGGCACCCTTGACAAGTCCTTCGGGTTCTGTCAGTTAGGCCGCCGCTCTTTGAGATTGGAAGGCATTTTCCCGCGAGGGCTCAAAAAAGCCCTTGCGTTAAGCCTGGAGAAGGGCTAAGCCTCGCCGTCTTGGCGCTGGCGTAGCTCAATTGGCAGAGCAGCTGATTTGTAATCAGCAGGTTGCGGGTTCAAGTCCCATCGCCAGCTCCAGAAGAAGATGGTGGGGTTCCCGAGTGGCCAAAGGGAACAGACTGTAAATCTGTCGGCG
The Fundidesulfovibrio soli DNA segment above includes these coding regions:
- a CDS encoding 4Fe-4S dicluster domain-containing protein; the encoded protein is MSSPVWGMVIDVDACTGCGSCMAACRVENNVAPGSRMDWITLERRTNGLQFPDSDAAFLPRPCMHCANPPCVPVCPTGATRVSSLGGIVSQTTPQCIGCRSCVKACPYGVRRFNEREPVWPKGMDAAVTPFAAVRPKGVVEKCTFCVHRLIAHGPEGYTTACAEACPTGAITFGDVSGLRLGGDMFALLPESGAGPRVAYVSRRSWLRGRG